In Aspergillus flavus chromosome 3, complete sequence, one genomic interval encodes:
- a CDS encoding PTH11-like integral membrane protein has translation MDELLPHILLTRDADDGVSRGQRALVVTAVLTAISILIVGMRMYARIGLLKMIGREDYTILFSLVLAIVYLALVAAEVHFGLGEHNSAISEEMLKQQLKRLWAAIPMYNASLAFTKFSILFQYLRIFPDRRFRIACWVMMGIVACYGTWAVVSGYVNCVPVAKFWDRTMPGSCLSFEGVWFFNASMNIVTDLTLLIMPMPLLSQLQLPRLQKFALMGVFAIGGLVVVTSILRLSSLRTVANDPDTSYSNVGAAYWTAAECNVAIICACLPFLRPIVSCLFPKLLSTHSYNRYTRNPTATATTRSRATRMHLPSQNDDFGMCTIDIEHGERKPDAFKGIEVTTEMYQETSKYDESTSQRRLVMES, from the exons ATGGACGAATTACTGCCACATATTCTATTAACTCGCGATGCTGACGATGGAGTATCGCGGGGACAACGTGCACTGGTGGTGACAGCCGTGCTAACTGCCATTTCTATTCTCATCGTTGGTATGCGGATGTATGCTAGGATCGGCttgctgaagatgatcgGTCGCGAAGATTACACAATTCTATTTTCTCTG GTTCTTGCCATTGTCTACCTAGCTTTAGTTGCTGCCG AGGTACATTTTGGCCTCGGCGAGCATAATTCCGCCATATCTGAAGAAATGTTAAAACAACAATTGAAG CGACTTTGGGCGGCCATTCCTATGTACAATGCCAGTCTCGCATTCACCAAATTCTCGATCCTCTTCCAATATCTCCGCATCTTCCCTGACCGTCGATTCCGTATTGCTTGCTGGGTCATGATGGGCATTGTCGCGTGTTACGGGACCTGGGCTGTTGTGAGTGGCTATGTAAACTGCGTTCCCGTGGCCAAGTTCTGGGATCGAACGATGCCTGGCTCGTGTCTGAGCTTTGAGGGTGTTTGGTTCTTCAATGCTTCAATGAATATCGTCACCGACCTCACGCTCCTTATCATGCCCATGCCTCTTCTCTCTCAACTACAGCTCCCGCGCCTACAGAAATTTGCGCTCATGGGTGTTTTCGCCATCGGTGGACT GGTCGTCGTAACTAGCATCCTGCGACTTTCGAGTCTCCGCACGGTCGCGAACGATCCCGACACATCCT ACAGCAACGTGGGCGCCGCGTACTGGACCGCTGCGGAGTGCAATGTGGCCATCATCTGCGCCTGTCTTCCCTTCCTGCGACCGATTGTCAGCTGCCTGTTCCCCAAGCTCCTGTCGACTCACAGCTACAACCGCTACACCCGGAATCCCACCGCTACTGCTACTACTCGGTCCCGAGCAACTCGGATGCATTTGCCGTCACAAAATGACGATTTCGGCATGTGCACGATCGATATCGAGCACGGCGAAAGGAAGCCTGACGCCTTCAAGGGCATCGAAGTGACCACGGAGATGTACCAAGAAACCTCCAAATACGACGAATCAACCAGTCAACGAAGACTCGTCATGGAATCATGA
- a CDS encoding putative enzyme of poly-gamma-glutamate biosynthesis has protein sequence MPPPKKAYTLTFTGDVMLGRLIDQLLPTHLPNQPNWDTTITNILKTTPSLNTYSYVSPWGTALPFLHASDLNIINLETAVTTVDTPWPNKAFNYRMHPRNLEVLQKGRIDYVSLANNHTVDFGVTGLQETVEAVRGVGIKFAGVGDRPGEAAVLGMGGSLSDSSFAAGGSEGTEGTEGDVGGGSSGSGSRCETKEYKIHIYSASDHPRVWADIPQFNFIDYSPATRAKLKTLLTSGEEPALKIFSVHWGPNYAWRPAGEIRALARFLVDECGVDIVHGHSAHHVQGVEVYRGRLIMYGCGDLVDDYALNGEFRNDLGALWRVLVSEDGRGGLSLGRLEVVPTRCRLFEVEVLGVEDEDHAWVRERVGELSREFGTVVEGELGRDGQVIVDLG, from the coding sequence ATGCCACCCCCAAAAAAAGCCTACACCTTAACCTTCACCGGCGACGTCATGCTCGGCCGCCTAATCGACCAACTCCTCCCAACCCACCTCCCCAACCAACCCAACTGGGACACCACAATCACCAATATCCTCAAAACAACCCCATCCCTAAACACCTACTCCTATGTTTCCCCCTGGGGAACAGccctccccttcctccacGCCTCAGATCTCAATATCATCAACCTCGAAACGGCCGTGACTACCGTGGACACGCCGTGGCCAAACAAAGCTTTCAATTATAGGATGCATCCCCGGAACCTAGAGGTTTTGCAAAAGGGGAGGATTGATTATGTTAGCTTAGCGAATAACCATACGGTGGATTTCGGGGTGACGGGGTTACAGGAGACGGTGGAGGCGGTTAGGGGGGTTGGGATTAAGTTTGCGGGTGTAGGGGATAGACCGGGGGAGGCTGCGGTTTTGGGGATGGGTGGTTCTCTTTCCGATTCTTCTTTTGCTGCTGGTGGGTCTGAAGGTACTGAAGGTACTGAAGGtgatgttggtggtggtagtagtggtagtggtagtaggTGTGAGACAAAAGAGTATAAGATCCACATCTACTCCGCCTCAGACCACCCACGCGTATGGGCCGACATCCCCCAGTTCAATTTCATAGATTACTCTCCTGCCACACGCGCAAAGCTCAAGACCCTCCTTACCAGCGGGGAAGAGCCGGCGCTGAAGATCTTCTCCGTGCACTGGGGACCTAACTATGCGTGGCGGCCGGCCGGGGAGATACGAGCACTGGCGCGGTTCCTGGTTGATGAGTGCGGAGTTGATATTGTGCATGGGCATTCGGCGCATCATGTACAGGGGGTGGAGGTTTATCGGGGACGGTTGATTATGTATGGTTGTGGGGATTTGGTGGATGATTATGCGTTGAATGGGGAGTTTAGGAATGATCTTGGAGCGCTTTGGAGGGTTTTGGTCTCTGAGGATGGGAGGGGTGGGTTGTCGTTGGGGAGGTTGGAGGTTGTGCCGACTAGGTGTCGGTtgtttgaggttgaggttcttggagtggaggatgaggatcaTGCTTGGGTTAGGGAGAGGGTGGGGGAGTTGAGTAGGGAGTTTGGGACTGTTGTTGAGGGGGAGTTGGGGAGGGATGGGCAGGTTATTGTGGATTTGGGGTGA
- a CDS encoding thioredoxin codes for MYSPSLTNQFKSLLRVSRLTCFKSSTACLSSLSPVRISSRAIASTTSLRPFVGTHFNLTRRTFSSTPTVRFTPSSTMSEGNVVKIESKKDFQEKVIESKDLVVLDCFAEWCGPCKAIAPQLARLSEEYTGAKFYKIDVDDLSEVAGELGVRAMPTFLFFKDGKKVNEVVGANPPALVAGVQSLVKQ; via the exons ATGTACTCTCCTAGCTTGACCAATCAATTTAAAAGTCTCCTGCGAGTGTCGCGATTGACTTG TTTTAAATCATCCACTGCttgtctttcctccctttctccTGTTAGGATCTCATCCAGAGCAATCGCATCTACTACCTCCCTTCGCCCCTTCGTCGGCACGCACTTCAATCTCACTCGACGAACTTTTTCCTCTACCCCCACCGTTCGATTCACACcttcatccaccatgtcTGAGGGCAATGTTGTGAAGATCGAATC CAAAAAGGATTTTCAGGAGAAGGTTATCGAATCCAAGGACCTTGTCGTTCTCGACTGCTTCGCTGAGTGGTGTGGTCCTTGTAAGGCAATTGCCCCTCAGCTTGCTAGGCTCAGCGAGGAGTATACTGGCGCCAAATTCTACAAGATCGATGTCGACGATCTCTCCGAAGTCGCTGGCGAGCTTGGTGTCCGCGCCATGCccacttttctcttcttcaaggatGGTAAGAAGGTGAATGAAGTTGTTGGCGCCAACCCTCCTGCCCTCGTGGCCGGCGTCCAGTCTCTGGTCAAGCAATAA
- a CDS encoding membrane bound O-acyl transferase family-domain-containing protein, producing the protein MEPHPILLLFLEVTVCATILGFTIPQSPIRLGGLLIIFLCMWKCITTCPTYLVRSAWASLAGGYAVTIFFHYIDIALLSQWSFETNMPATEPPQLKDEYESVRRWKSPLAKEGSSWKGKLRFGLSSTFTTRFCGTPHEVRNVPRFSYSDPKYAPSRPRFIRDTALTVLLCYLILDAMDAGADPVMVHEYFSEQNIPFFRRFHDISGNEILMRASGGIGVILGLMCSQGGFYNLFALISNVLGLSAPKDWPPFYGSPLEAYSLRRFWGVFWHQTNTHKFNSISNFVLRNVFKIQARRGFIPKYARVIIIFAISAVMHFLIDISGGIPVHKSGAVHFFCTQAFGIVIEDVAIKLYSYITVYTNARLPLLVERVLGFTWVGLFLVWSTPMYVYPMMYRSAAGLNDVIVPFSIIGLLK; encoded by the exons ATGGAGCCCCACCcaattcttctccttttcttaGAAGTGACTGTTTGCGCGACGATCTTAGGCTTCACCATTCCACAATCTCCAATTCGGCTAGGTGGCTTGCTCATCATTTTCCTATGTATGTGGAAATGTATAACGACATGTCCCACGTACCTCGTGCGCTCTGCCTGGGCTTCTCTGGCAGGCGGATATGCAGtgacgatcttcttccattaTATTGATATTGCACTGCTGAGTCAATGGTCCTTTGAGACAAATATGCCAGCAACCGAACCCCCTCAATTGAAGGATGAATATGAGTCTGTAAGACGCTGGAAGTCCCCACTGGCGAAGGAAGGCAGTTCTTGGAAAGGAAAATTGAGGTTCGGCCTTTCATCAACATTTACAACCCGGTTCTGTGGCACACCACACGAAGTCAGAAATGTACCTCGATTTTCGTACAGTGACCCCAAGTATGCCCCATCTCGGCCCCGATTCATTCGGGATACTGCCCTGACTGTCCTTCTTTGCTACCTAATACTCGATGCAATGGATGCGGGAGCCGACCCAGTTATGGTTCACGAATACTTCTCAGAGCAGAATATCCCGTTCTTCAGACGCTTCCATGATATCTCTGGGAACGAGATTCTTATGAGAGCTTCTGGAGGTATTGGAGTTATACTCGGTCTGATGTGCTCTCAAGGAGGCTTCTATAACCTCTTTGCCTTGATTAGCAATGTGCTCGGTCTAAGCGCTCCTAAAGACTGGCCACCATTCTACGGATCACCGCTGGAGGCATACTCTTTGAGGCGTTTTTGGGG TGTGTTTTGGCATCAAACAAACACCCACAAGTTCAATTCTATCTCCAACTTCGTCCTGCGTAACGTCTTCAAAATCCAAGCGCGCCGCGGATTCATTCCAAAGTACGCCAGggtaataattatatttgCCATTTCCGCGGTCATGCATTTCCTCATCGACATCTCGGGCGGCATTCCGGTGCACAAGTCTGGCGCGGTTCATTTCTTCTGTACCCAGGCCTTCGGCATCGTGATAGAGGATGTGGCCATAAAGCTGTACAGCTATATTACGGTATACACCAATGCGAGACTGCCCTTACTGGTGGAAAGGGTATTAGGCTTTACCTGGGTTGGACTTTTTTTGGTATGGTCTACCCCAATGTATGTGTATCCGATGATGTACCGCTCAGCGGCGGGGCTTAATGATGTTATTGTTCCGTTTAGTATTATTGGGTTACTCAAGTGA
- a CDS encoding putative COPI-coated vesicle protein gives MDLSNIFRLVNIAVGVIMVLGGISQFFPPSMSSIIVGGYVIIFGLLVAGLEFLPNVPDYVYRYASFLFSFLGRGIFYIFVGSILLHDHVLRYIAGSIVGFIGVGYLALEFIPSIEPPSNMRESDQGWGAEQV, from the exons ATGGATCTTTCCAATATCTT CCGACTTGTCAACATCGCCGTGGGCGTGATTATGGTCCTGGGCGGTATCTCCCAGTTCTTCCCTCCGTCCATGAGCTCCATCATCGTCGGTGGATATGTGATTATCTTTGGTCTCC TTGTCGCTGGGCTGGAATTCCTGCCCAACGTCCCGGACTATGTCTACCGCTATGCTTCTTTCCTGTTTTCCTTCCTTGGCCGCGGTATCT TCTACATCTTCGTTGGTTCGATCCTGCTGCACGACCACGTGTTGCGCTACATTGCTGGCTCTATCGTCGGATTCATCGGCGTGGGCTACTTGGCCCTGGAGTTTATTCCCTCTATCGAGCCCCCCTCGAACATGCGCGAGAGCGACCAGGGCTGGGGTGCCGAGCAGGTTTAA